The proteins below are encoded in one region of Micromonospora pisi:
- a CDS encoding PrsW family intramembrane metalloprotease: MATLGGMADTPPGGTPQPPLIPPPAPNGAAGTVSPPVAKITSRGSTWRRVLVWAVVILLIAGCAVFMAIRLGDSLGLQAFLIGLAAAILPVPVLIACFLWLDRYEPEPMLFLGLSFAWGAFVATAASLQVNELTAEQFARWGLPDSLVAVLGAPFIEELTKALGPLLLLLLFRREWSGITDGIVYCGLSAVGFAMVENILYLGGYGYAAGADQYGPATGVQNVFAIFIVRILLTGFAHPLFTSMTGIGLGIAARSADKRIRVFAPLAGLLAAMMLHGTWNLMPSLAAALGQNLIVLYGYVGVMVPIFLGMVGLAVWLRGWEGRLTERRLPDYVRAGWISPPEVAALGSLGRRHSARRWARRVAGEPGLKAMRGFQFSATRLALLRDGMLRGLDTKPADLARTAQEEWALLHQMTAYRQVFVGRDPQAPVARWDGANYQLTFPDGLPRMVAASDEPVVPIPVVLVAPTPPGYAPPPPSGYGPPPGYGPAGPPGPPGYGQPPSAGHGPYGPPPGGYR; encoded by the coding sequence ATGGCTACGCTGGGCGGCATGGCCGACACCCCGCCCGGTGGCACTCCCCAGCCGCCGCTGATTCCGCCTCCCGCGCCGAACGGGGCGGCCGGCACCGTGTCGCCACCGGTGGCGAAGATCACCAGCCGGGGGTCGACCTGGCGGCGGGTGCTGGTGTGGGCCGTGGTGATCCTGCTGATCGCCGGCTGCGCGGTCTTCATGGCGATCAGGCTCGGTGACAGTCTCGGCCTCCAGGCATTTCTCATCGGCCTGGCCGCGGCGATCCTGCCAGTGCCGGTGCTGATCGCCTGCTTCCTCTGGCTCGACCGGTACGAGCCCGAGCCGATGCTCTTCCTCGGCCTCAGTTTCGCCTGGGGTGCCTTTGTCGCCACCGCCGCCTCGTTGCAGGTCAACGAGCTCACCGCGGAGCAGTTCGCCCGTTGGGGGTTGCCCGACTCGCTGGTGGCGGTGCTCGGCGCACCCTTCATCGAGGAACTGACGAAGGCGCTGGGTCCGCTCCTGCTGCTGCTGCTGTTCCGCCGCGAGTGGTCCGGCATCACCGACGGAATCGTCTACTGCGGACTCTCGGCGGTCGGCTTCGCCATGGTGGAGAACATCCTCTACCTCGGCGGGTACGGCTACGCCGCCGGCGCCGACCAGTACGGTCCGGCGACCGGGGTGCAGAACGTCTTCGCGATCTTCATCGTGCGTATCCTGCTCACCGGCTTCGCCCACCCGCTCTTCACCTCGATGACCGGGATCGGTCTGGGTATCGCGGCCCGTAGCGCGGACAAGCGGATCCGGGTCTTCGCCCCGCTGGCGGGACTCCTGGCGGCGATGATGCTGCACGGCACCTGGAACCTGATGCCGTCGCTGGCGGCGGCGCTCGGGCAGAACCTGATCGTGCTCTACGGCTACGTCGGCGTGATGGTGCCGATTTTCCTCGGCATGGTCGGTCTGGCGGTCTGGCTGCGGGGCTGGGAGGGGCGGCTCACCGAGCGGCGGTTGCCCGACTACGTACGGGCCGGCTGGATCAGCCCGCCGGAGGTGGCCGCGTTGGGGTCCCTCGGCCGGCGCCACTCGGCCCGGCGGTGGGCTCGGCGGGTGGCCGGTGAGCCGGGGTTGAAGGCGATGCGTGGTTTCCAGTTCTCCGCCACCCGGCTCGCCCTGCTCCGCGACGGGATGCTGCGGGGCCTGGACACCAAGCCGGCCGACCTGGCGCGTACCGCCCAGGAGGAGTGGGCGTTGCTCCACCAGATGACCGCCTACCGGCAGGTCTTCGTGGGCCGGGATCCGCAGGCGCCGGTGGCCCGCTGGGACGGGGCGAACTATCAGCTGACCTTCCCGGACGGGTTGCCGCGCATGGTGGCCGCGTCGGACGAGCCGGTGGTGCCGATCCCGGTGGTCCTGGTCGCCCCGACGCCGCCGGGTTACGCGCCGCCCCCACCGTCCGGTTACGGTCCGCCGCCCGGTTACGGCCCGGCGGGCCCGCCGGGCCCTCCCGGGTACGGGCAGCCGCCGTCGGCCGGTCACGGACCGTACGGTCCGCCACCGGGCGGTTACAGGTAG